CGCTGAGCGCAGGCGCCATCGAGATGGCCGCTCCGACGGCCAAACCCTGGGGTCAGATGGTGTCTTATCTGCGTTGCCCCGACGGCACCGTGGTGGAGCTTTGTACGCCCATGGCTGCCTGAGCCAAAGAGATGCTTGCCCGCAAAGGCGCAAGGTCCGGCCTGGCTTTCCGCACTGTTTGCAATATCGCGCACATGCGACGCAAATTGCACCCCGGCCTAGTTTGACCGGGCAGATCTCTGCGTTGCTTGGCCTGGGAGAGCCTCGGGCAGCAATGCTGTCCCGAGACAAGAGAGACTTCGCGGGCGTAAGCGGCTCTGTGACGACAGGCAAGGACGAGTTCCATCGGCAGTCATTTCCCTACTGCAGCGGGTTAGTATGTTTTTGATAGCTGTCAACGCTTTATGGGCAAGGTGTTGCTTCTATATACTCCCATTTTTTCTTTGAACAGGGGAAGCAATGCTTGCGCGATGGTCTGGTGCTTTGGTTCTGTCGGCTTGGCTGTCAGTTTGGGGTTGTGCGCAGGCTCAGCCCAGCGAAATGGTCAATGCCGCGAAGACAGGCGATGTCGCGGCACAGTACGAGTTGGGAAAGGCCTATCTTTACGGCAAGGGCGTGGAAAAGAATGCCGACGATGCCTTGCGCTGGCTGCGTCTGGCCGCCGAGCACAATCATGCGCCATCCCAGTATCTGCTGGGTCTGGTCTATGTGCTGGGTGCCGAGGGTGTGAAAAAGGATCCTGAGGCAGGCCTGGCACACATTCATCAGGCTGCAAACGCCGGAAATCTCGATGCGCAGAACCTGCTGGGAACTATTTATCTAAAAGGCGAAGCAGTTGAAAAGGACGCCGCAACAGGCGTCGCATGGCTGGAGCGCGCCGCGCAACAGGGCTCTGCCGCGGCACAAAACAGCCTGGGCTTCGTCTATCGTAAAGGCGAGCTGCTTGCTCAGGATCTGCAGGCCTCGTTTCGCTGGTATCTGATGGCGGCGCAGCAAGCCGATGTGCTGGCGCAGTTCACGGTGGCCGAGATGTATTACCTTGGCGAAGGCGTGGAGAAGAATCGTGCCGAAGCCGCGAAATGGCTGACCCCGCTGGCAGACAAAGGCGTGCAGAAAGCCCAATTGCTGCTGGGAAAGATTTGCTTCGAAGGCCAGGGCGTGGACCCCGACTACAAGCGGGCCGTGCTGCTGCTGCACGCTGTTGCCATCCGCGGCTCGGGCGAGGCTTACTATGAACTGGGCCGCCTGTTCGAACAGGGAGAGGGCGAGTATCGCAATGAAAAGGAAGCGATTGCCTATTACACCCAGGCATTGAAGTACCAGCATGCAGCGGCGGCGCAGCGGCTTGAGCAACTCTCCGCTTCGTCGCCCAAGTCCGCGGAGTTTGCGCAGTCCATGGAATACATGGAGAACCTGAACTCGGCTCTCAAGGGCAATGTTCTGGCCCAGTACAACGTCGGTGTCTTTCAATATCTGGGCAAGGGCTTTGCGCAACCCAACTACACCGAGGCCGCCAAGTGGTTCACCATGGCAGCCAATCAAGGCTATGCCAAGGCCCAGTACAACCTGGGCACTCTGTACGAGAACGGCGAGGGTGTGGGCAAGAGCCTGGCTCAGGCGCTGAAGTGGTATCGGCTTGCCGCCGAGCAGCAGGATGCCCCGGCCCAGTACGCGCTGGGAACTTTGTACCGGGACGGTCTGGGTGTGAAGAAGAATGCCAAGCAGGCTCGTGAGTGGTTGCAGCGCGCCGCAGAGCAAGGCCATGCTCCGGCAAAAAAGGCTTTGGCAGAGCTCTGAGCTGACAAGCGGGGGCCGTTTTCGAGGCCCCGGCTTGCCAGCGCGAGGGCGGCTAGGCCGGCTCCGAGATCTCGATGAGGTTCAGGTCGGGGTCACGCACATAGATGGAGCGGATTTTCGATGAGGCACCGGTGCGCATCACAGGGCCTTCGGCGATGGGAACCGACAACTGCTGCAGACGCGCGATAACCTCGTCCAGCGGCACCGAGGCCAGAAAGCACAGATCAAGGGCACCGGGCACAGGCGTGTGGGCCTTGGGTTCAAACTCGCGTCCCTTCACATGCAGATTGATCTTCTGCTGCCCAAATACAAAGGCCTTGCGCTCCACGGGTGGGGTGCCGCCTATGAAGGATTCCAGCCGCATGCCGAGGACTTCGGTGTAAAAGCGTATGCATTGCGCTTCGTTGGCCGTGGTGAGAACCAGGTGGTCGAGGTGACTGATCATGACAAGGCTACTGTCTGGTTGTGAAAATGAGTGTGAGGGCACGCAATCTCGCGTTGCAGGGGAACGGCATGAGCATGGTGCAGTTGCAGGCAGGCATTGCCGTTAAGGCTGCGGTCCGGGTCGATTCTGTCAGGCTGTCGCCGCTCCGTCCTGGCGCATGACGCCCTGCAAGAACGCCTGCTCGGCAAGCTGTGCCAGCGGGGCGCGAGGGATGCGACCGCGGCGCTCGCCGTCGATGAGGGCGATCACGGTTCCCAGCCACAGCTCGGTCAATGTTGCCGCGCTGAAATCGATGCGGAACACGCCTTCCTGCTGGCCACGCAGGAAGAAAGCGTCGACCTTGGGTTCCCAGATCGCATTTTCCTCCATGGGTTTTTCGACCTCGTTCCAGTAATAGGTCAGGAACAGCGTGAATTCGCGATGTTCAAGATGCTTGGCATTGAGGCGCTTGAGTGCTTCGAGCACCGGGCCTTCCTCGATGCGGGCTTCGTCCAGCGCATCGTCCAGCGTGCGCAGGCTTTGTTCCAGCAGTCGCTTGATCAGCAGATCGCGCGTGGGGCAGAAGCGATAGAGGGTGGCCTTGCTGATGCCTATGGCCTTGGCCAGCTCCTGCAAAGTGGCGCGTGGGTGGTTGACCAGGGCCAGGGCCAGTGGAGGGAGGATTGCTGTGTTGTCGTGAGGGGTTGTCGTCATTCGTGGCTCCGGTTGGGGCGGATACGGATGAACCTATTTTGATTCAAGCAGCGGGGCTAAAAGCTTGGGAGAGCAACTTTACTTGGTATCAAAATGCCATGAATCAATATAGGTCTTAATGAATCAAATTTGATTCAAAAAATATTTTCATGCATCATGCACTTCTTTCAAGATTTGACAAGACTCAAAAGCCATGAAGAAGAAAAGCCAGAATGTGCGTGCCTGGTCGGCCCTGGCCGCATTGGCGGCCGCAATGATGTTGGTCGGCTGCATCAAGTCGGAAGCGGGCGGCCCGCCTCAGGAATTGCCGCTGGTGGATGTGGTGACCGTCAAGCCCAGGGCGCTGAGCCTTAGTGCTGAACTGCCTGGGCGGGTCGAGCCCGTACGTGTGGCGGAGGTGCGTGCGCGGGTGCCGGGTATCGTGCTGAGCCGCAACTTCAAAGAGGGTGCCGATGTGAAGGCCGGAGAGGTGCTGTTCAACATCGACCCGGCACCGTTGCGCGCGGCGCTGTCGCGGGCCCGGGGTGAATTGGCGCGAGCGGAGGCCGCGCTCTCCGATGCTCAGTCCGTGGTGCGTCGTTACGAGCCGCTGGTGGCACAGGAAGCCGTGAGTCGCCAGGATTTCGACAGCGCCAAGGCTGCGCTGCACAGCGCCATGGCCATGCGTCAATCGGCCCAGGCCGAAGTAGAGGCGGCACGCCTGAATCTGGACTATGCGACGGTGAGGGCCCCGATTGCGGGCCGCATCGGCCGTGCGCTGGTGACGGAAGGCGCTCTGGTCGGCCAGGGGGAGGCCACGCCGATGGCAGTGATACAGCAGCTTGACCCCATTTATGCCGATTTTCGCCAGACCGCCGCGCTGGCCACGCGCTTGCGTGCACAGCAACAGGGAGAGCGGTCGCAGAGGAGTGCTCCCGTGACGCTGGTGGCGGACGGCCTGGACGAAAAGCGCCAGGGACGCATGCTGTTTTCGGATGTGACGGTGGATCGCGGAACCGGCCAGCTTGCGCTGCGCGGTGAATTCCCCAACAAGGATGGCTTGCTGTTGCCCGGCATGTATGTGCGTGTGACCCTGGGGCTGGGTGAGGATCCCGCGGCCATTCTCGTGCCTCAGCGTGCGGTGCAGCGCGGCAGCGACGGACTGGCCCATGTGCTGGTGCTCGACGAGAACGACATTGTGCAGTCCCAGAAGGTGAGCACCGGCGCCATGTACGGATCCGAGTGGCATATCACCGAGGGTCTGAAGGAAAACGCCAGGGTGCTGGTCGGAGGCCTTGCTGCAGCCGTGCCCGGCACCAAGGTGCAGATCAGAGCTGCCGCTGCAAGCGTCGCTGACGCTGTCAAAGATGCTGAAGTCACGGAAAAGAAATGAGCACTATGCGCTGGTCCTGCAAGCGCTGAATGCCAAGAAGACAAGCCTTATTCAAGGATAGACAATGTCCCGGTTTTTTATTGATCGCCCCAAGCTGGCCTGGGTGGTCGCGATCTTCATCCTGCTTGCCGGCCTGCTGGCTATCCCGGCCTTGCCCGTGGCGCAGTTTCCCAACGTGGCGCCGCCGCAGATCTCCATCTCGGCAACCTATCCGGGGGCATCGGCCACCACGGTGATGGAGTCGGTGACCAGCGTCATCGAGGAGGAGCTCAACGGCACCAAGGGGCTGCTGTACTTCGACTCGTCCAGCGGTGCCACGGGCCTGGCCGAAATCACGGCCACCTTCGCGCCGGGCACCGATCCCGCACTGGCTCAGGTCGAGGTGCAGAACCGCATCAAGAAGGCCGAGGCCAGGCTGCCCGCATCGGTGATGCAGATGGGTCTGCAGGTAGAGCAGGCCAGCGCCAATTTCCTGATGATCTATTCGCTGACCTACAAGGGTGACGACAGCGGCAAGAACGAGGTCCGCCTCTCCGACTATGCGGTGCGCAACATCAACAACGAGATCCGCCGTGTGCCCGGGGTGGGCAAGGTGCAGTACTTCGGCGCCGATGTCGCCATGCGGGTCTGGGTCGATCCGCAGAAGCTGCTGGGCTACGGCCTGTCGGTGGCGGACGTAAATGCCGCCATTGCCGCGCAGAACGCCCAGGTGCCGGCGGGCAGCTTCGGCAGCCAGCCCGGATCGTCCGAGCAGGAGCTCAGCGCCACGATTGCCGTCAAGGGAACGCTGAGTTCGCCCGAGGAGTTCGGCCAGATCGTGCTGCAGGCCAGGGCCGACGGCTCGGCCGTACACCTGGCCGATGTGGCGCGTCTCGAAGTCGGCCAGCTCGACTACAGCTTTGCCTCGCGCGAGGACGGCCACAAAGGAGTGGCGGCCGCCGTGCAACTGGCACCTGGTGCCAATGCTATGCAGACCGCCAAGGCGGTCAAGGCGAGGCTAGCCGAGCTGTCGCAGAACTTCCCCGACGATATTCAGTACGCCGTGCCCTATGACACCTCGCGCTTTGTCGAAGTCGCCATCGGCAAGGTGATCCAGACCCTGGTCGAGGCCGTGGTGCTGGTGTTTCTGGTGATGTGGCTGTTTCTGCAGAATCTGCGCTATACGCTGATTCCCACCATCGTGGTCCCGGTGTGTCTGGCCGGTACCCTGGCGGTGATGTATGCGCTGGGCTTCTCGGTCAATATGATGACCATGTTCGGCATGGTGCTGGCCATCGGCATTCTGGTCGACGATGCCATCGTGGTGGTGGAGAACGTGGAGCGTCTCATGGCCGAGGAGGGCCTCTCGCCGCTGGCCGCCACGGTGAAGGCCATGCAGCAGGTCTCGGGGGCCATCGTCGGCATCACGCTGGTGCTGGTGGCCGTGTTCCTGCCCCTGGCCTTCATGAGCGGCTCGGTGGGCGTGATCTACCGTCAGTTCTCGCTGTCGCTGGCGGTCTCCATCCTGTTCTCCGGCCTGCTGGCGCTGACATTCACGCCGGCACTGTGCGCCACGCTGCTCAAGCCTGTTGCCGAGGATCACCACGCGGAGAAGAAAGGTCTCTTCGGCTGGTTCAACCGCCACTTTGCCAAGCTGACCGAGCGCTTTTCGCTGCTCAACCAGCGTCTGGTCAAGCGCACAGGCCGCTATATGCTGATCTATGCGGCGATCGTGGGCGGGCTGGGCTTTGCCTATACGCGCATGCCCGAGTCCTTTGTGCCTTATGAAGACATGGGCTACTACATCGTCAGCGTGCAACTGCCTCCCGGTGCGACCGAAGCACGTACCGAGGCCGTGGTGCGCGACATGGAAGCCTATGTGCAAAGCCGCCCCGCCACGGCCCAGGCCGAGTTCCTCATGGGCTACAGCTTCTCGGGCATGGGGCAGAACGCGGCCATGGCCTTCGTCACGCTCAAGGACTGGTCCTTGCGCAACAAGGGCCAGGCATCGTGGGACGAGGTCCAGGCCTTCAATCAGCGCTTCGGCAGTCTGTCCGATGGTGCGGCCATGGCTGTGGACCCGCCACCCATCGACGGCCTGGGCAATTCCGGCGGCTTTGCGCTGCGTCTGCAGGACCGCGCCAATCTGGGTCGTGAGGCCCTGGTCGCCGCGCGCGACGAGCTGCTGAAGAAGGCCAATGCCTCGCCGGTGATCGCCTACGCGATGATGGAAAACCTCGAAGACGCGCCGCAGCTGCGCCTGGACATAGACCGGCGCAAGGCCCAGGCCCAGGGCGTGAGCTTCGCGAGCATCAGTGCCGTGCTGTCCACGGCCTATGGCTCGGCCGTGATCAACGAGTTTCCGAATGCCGGACGCCTGCAGCGCGTGGTGGTGCAGGCCGATACGGCCGCGCGCATGACGCCCGAGGCCCTGCTGCGGCTGTATGTGCCCAATGCCCAGGGCGAGCAGGTGCCGCTGGCCTCGTTTGCCAGCGTGGAATGGGAGCAGGGGCCGGTGCAGATCTCGCGCTACAACGGCTATCCGGCCTTCCGTATCGCGGGCGACGCCAAGCCCGGCCACACCACGGGTGAGGCCATGGCCGAGCTCGAACGCATCCTGGGCGAAATGCCGCGCGGCATAGGCTACGAGTGGACGGCGCTGTCCTATCAGGAAAAGGCCGCTGGCGCACAGGCTCCCAAGCTGTTCGCTCTGGCCATCGTGGTGGTGTTCCTGCTGCTCGTGGCCCTTTACGAAAGCTGGAGCATTCCAGCAGCCGTGATGCTGATCGTGCCCATAGGTGCGCTGGGATCGGTGCTGGCCACTTCGGCGCTGGGTCTCTCGAATGACGTGTATTTCAAGGTTGGCCTGATCACCATCATCGGTCTGGCGGCCAAGAACGCCATCCTGATCGTGGAGTTCGCCAAGGACCTGCACGAGCGCGGCCATTCGCTGACGGAAGCGGCATTGCAGGCAGCCCGTTTGCGCTTCCGTCCCATCGTGATGACTTCGCTGGCCTTCATCCTCGGGGTGGTGCCACTGGCACTGGCCACCGGGGCGGGTGCCTCCAGCCAGGCCGCCATCGGCGTCGGCGTGATCGGCGGCATGCTCAGCGCCACCTTGCTGGGCGTGCTGTTCGTGCCCATCTTCTTTGTCTTCGTGCTCTCGCTGCGGCGCAAGCGCCGCGCAGTGCCGGAGGAAAAAAACACAGACTCCGAAGGAGAAACCGCATGAACGGGCGAAACCCCATGCGTACCGCGGCGCTGACGCTGATTGCCGCGGTGCTCGCCGGCTGCTCTTTTGCACCGACCTATGACAGGCCTGCTGCGCCCATTCCCGGCACCTGGAGCGCAGCATCATCAGCTTCGGCTGCATCGGTGCAGAGCTTGCACTGGAAGGATTTCGTGATCGATGAGCGCCTGCGCTCGCGTATCGAAACGGCGCTGGACAACAACCGCGATCTGCGTCAGACACTGCTCAATGTGCAGACCGCACGCGCGGCCTATCGCGTGCAGCGTGCGGATCAATTGCCCGGCCTGGAAGTGCAGGCCGGCGGCAACCGCCAGCGCCTGCCTGCCGACCTGAGCGGCACAGGAGCGGCCAGGGTGCAGAGCAACTATCAGGCAGGCGCTGGGCTGATGGCTTTCGAGCTCGATCTATTCGGCCGTGTGCGCTCGCTGTCCGAGGCCGCGCTCATGGAGTATCTGGCCACCGAAGAGGCTGCGCGCAGCGTGCAGATCAGTCTGATCGCGGAAGTGATCCAGGCCTCGCTGGCCCAGGACAGCGCACGGCAGCGCCATACTCTGGCGCTGCGTACCTTGCAGGCGCGCGAGAAGGAATGGCAGCTGATGAGCGAGCGCAGAAAGACCGGCACGGCAAGTCGTCTCGACGAGCAGGAGGCGCAAGGACAGCTCGAGCTGGCGCGTGCCGAAGTCGAGCGCTTCGAACGCGAACTGCGCCAGGCCGGCAATGCTCTGGACTGGCTGGTTGGCGATGGAAGGGTCCAGCCGGCAGCAGATCTGAGCACCACGCCCCTGGTGCAGGAGATAGGCCCGGGTCTGTCCTCAGATCTGCTGGTGCAGCGGCCCGACATCCGCGCTGCCGAGTACCAACTGCGCGCGCGCAATGCGAGCATAGGGGCGGCGCGGGCCGCGTTCTTTCCGCGCATCTCGCTCACGGGCTCCTATGGCTCGGCCAGTGCCGAGCTTGGCGATCTGTTTGCCGGCGGCCAGCGCTCCTGGTCCTTCATGCCGCAGCTCAGCTTGCCGATTTTCGATGGCGGCCGCAATCGCGCCAACCTGGAAATCGCGCAACTGCGCAAGGACATGGCGATAGCCAGTTACGAGCGCAGCATCCAGACCGCGTTTCGTGAGGTCAGCGATGCGCTGGCCTCCGTGGAGACGTTGAGGCGCGAGGAGCTTGCCCGCCAGCGCCTGGTGCAGACCAGCGCGAATACGCTCAAGCTTGCCGAGCTGCGCTATCGCGCGGGGGTGGACAGTCATCTGCGCTATCTGGATGCGCAGCGCACGGACTATGCGCAGCAGATGGCACTGATCGAGGTCAGCGCGCAGCGGCAGACGGCCCTGGCCACGCTGTTCAAGGCCTTGGGTGGCGGCTGGCAGGTCAGTCCTGGAACCCAAGGTTGAGTGCCCCTAATCTGTCCGCATGATGAGAGGAGCGTTGGTGTTGCCTATGAAGCCGCCCCAACGCTCATGAGACTCAGCCAGATTGCACAGATGGGTCGAGCCTTGCCTGGCCTCTGACATCAAGGAACTGAACCGGTCGTCGACATCCGTGGGATTTGCCGGATGCCGGTGAATTTGTTGGCGATGAGGGGATGGCCGGCAGGTGGCGAAGTGCAGGCGAGCCAAAGTTCCCAAAAAACCACATCTATTTCATTTTTGACTTTAATCGATAATAATTCTCATTATCAAAAATGAGTAACGTATCGTATCTTGTCATACCCATTCCGCTCCTTGTCCGATGTGGCCAAGATTTATGGAGAGCATCACCCCTGGCTCTTGGGCTGGCTGAGGCGCAAGCTCGGCGGAGCTGATCATGCGGCGGATCTTGCGCAAGATACCTTTGTGAGAGTGCTGGCTGCCCAGGCGGAGCAGCGCGCGCTGGTGTTGCGCGAACCGCGCGCCTATCTGACCACTGTGGCGCGCAATCTGCTCATCAATCATGTGCAGCGGCAGTCGCTGGAGCAGGCATGGCTGGACGCGATGGCCCAACTGCCGGAGCCTCTGGCGCCTTCGCCCGAGCAGCAGTTGCTGGTACTGGAGTCATTGCATCAGGTCGATGCCATGCTCAACGGCCTGCCACCCAAGGTACGTGAGGCATTCCTGCTGTCTCAACTCGATGGCCTGACTTACGCGCAAGTGGCGCAGCGCCTTGATGTCACGGTCCGCACCGTCAAGCGCTATATGGCGCAGGCCTTCGAGCAATGTATCTTGCTGGTGGTCTGAGCATGTCCGCTTCACCGTCCTCGACCCTGGCTATCGACCCGAGTGCAGCGCAGCAGGCAGCGCAGTGGCTGGTGCGGCTGCACGCCGATGACGGCGATGCGACGCTGCAGACAGAACTCATGCAATGGCGCAACTCCGACCCACGCCATGAAATCGCCTGGCAGCGCGCCGAACGGGTTCTCGGCCAGCTGTATGCAAGCCGGGGCGGCAACAGTGCAGAAGCAGGCAATACGCTGGGTGGCCTGAGCGCTGCGGCGCTGCGCGAGGCGAGTCGATCGCAGCGGCGTGCTGTTGCACGGCTGCTGGCGACTGTGATCGTGGCGGGGCCGCTCGGCTATGGGGTCTGGCGTCTCGCGCTCTGGCATGAATGGTCGGCGGACATGCGTACCGACACGGGAGAGAGCCGTGAATCGACGCTGGCCGACGGCAGCAGAATCCGGCTGGATACCGGCAGCGCCGTCGACATGGTGTTCACAGCGTCGGAGCGCCGACTGATCCTGCGTGCGGGCGCCATCTGGGTGCAGACAGCTGCCGATGCCGAGTTGCGGCCTTTTCTGGTCCAGACGGCGCAAGGAACGGCGCGCGCGCTGGGAACGCGCTTTACCGTGCGTATCGCTCCACCTTCTGCGTCGACGGATCGCAGCTCCCTCGTCGCCGTTCAACAGGGGGCGGTGGAGCTGATCCCCGCCAACGGCGGCGCGGCGGTGCGCATCGATGCGGGGCAGCAGGCACATATGAGTGCAGAGCATGTGGGCGCGCCCGAAGCCGCCGGTCTTGCCGCAGATGGCTGGACGGCAGGGGTGCTCTATGCGGAAAAGACACCGCTGGGAATTTTTGCTGCCGAGCTCTCGCGCTACCGTCCGGGCATCGTGCGATGCGATCCGGCTGTTGCTGCGCTGCCTGTGAGCGGAGCCTTTCAACTGCGCGACACGGATCAGGCACTGGCGGCGCTGGCGGCCTCCCTGCCCATCAAGGTTCTGCAGCGCTCGCGCTACTGGGTGACCATCGTGCCGCGCTGAGGCACTCGATTTGTTCCGCTTCCATGTCCCCTTTTGGCGGGACGCCGGTCATACAAGAAAGACAACACATTTATCGGCGTTTTTCAGAAGGGTTACTCCATGGCCATGGCGCAGCATTTTTGCGGGCAGACTTCACTACTTTCATCGTCCATCCTGTCCGTCGGTGGCCAGGGATTCAAACAGAGTGCCGTGCAAGCCGGGCTGATACTGCTGCTGGGCATGGCCGCAGCCGGCGGCGTTCAGGCCCAGTCTGGCCAGGGCTTTCCGAGCGAGCCGCAGCGGCGGGAGTACAGCCTGCCTCGCGGGCCATTGAGCCAGGCCCTGGCGCGTTTTGCGGGAGAGTCCGGGGTGACGCTGTCTGCGGACTCCGCCCTTTCCGGGGAACTTCAAACGCCAGGTCTGCATGGCAGGTTCGCAGTCGCCGAGGGTTTTGCGCAGCTGTTGCGCGGCACGGGGCTTGAGGCCGTCCAGGCCCAGCCCGGTGTTTTCATTCTGCGCAAAAGCACTCAGGCCCCTGTGGCGGCGGGTGCCGCCCCCAGTCTGGCGGAAGTGCTGGTGACTGCTGCGGCCGAAGCGTCGGCCTTCTCGGAAGGCACGGGTTCCTATGCGGCGCAGCTCGTCACGACCGGCAAAAGTGCACAGAGTCTGCGCGAAATTCCGCAGTCGGTTTCCGTCGTGACGCGCCAGATGCTCGAGGATCAGAATATCCAGAGTCTCGATGACGCCATGCGCACCGTGCCTGGCGTCACCGTGGAGCCAGGCAGCACAGGGGGCAATCATGGCAATTTCTACCTGCGCGGCTACGCGGTGGATACCGTGCAGATCGACGGCGTCAACACTCCTGCGAGCACCGGCAATGATCTTTCCAGCGGATTCGGCATGGCCATGTACGACCGCATTGAAGTCCTGCGCGGCCCTGCCGGACTGTTTCAAGGGGCTGGCGACCCTGGCGGCTCCATCAATCTGGTGCGCAAGCGCCCCAAGGCGCACAAGGAGTTCAGCACCCAGCTGTCGGCCGGTTCGTGGAGTCGCTATTACGCCGAGGCGGACATGACCGGGCCTCTGAGCAGTGATGGACGCCTACGCGGGCGTCTTGTCACCGCTTATCAGGATCACGGCTCTTTTGTGGATCATGTGTACTCCAGGAAGCCGTTGATCTATGGCGTGCTGGAAGCCGACCTCACTCCCTCGAGCACGCTTACCGCCGGAGCCAGCCATCAGCAATACAAGGGGCGTCCCGCCTTCGGCCTGCCTGCCTATCCGGATGGCCGCTTGCTGGATATTCCGCGCTCCAGCTATCTGGATCCCATCTGGAATCACATCACGGAACGCAACACCGAGTACTTCGCAGAATTTCAGCATCGCCTGGACAATGGCGGGCAGATCAAGCTCAATGCGACCTACCGGGAGCAGGATGAACCCTCTCGCCTGTTCGGCTGGTCGGACTGCGCGGCCGACCCTGCTACCGGCGACAGCTGCCTCATCAGCTGGGCTTACCGCAGCCACTGGAAGACGCATGGCCTGGACGGCTTCATCACCACGCCGTTTGCCGCGCTGGGCTCATCCAATAATGAGCTGACGCTGGGAGCAGACTATCGCAAGGTGCACAAGAGCTTCAAATACGGCGGCGGAGACGGTGCTCCCATCAACATCTTCGATCCCGACAACAACGTTCCCAAGCCTGCGAATTACAGCTTCTCCAACGGCAACGACAACCGAACCGAGCAGTACGGGCTCTATGGACGAATCAATCTGCGCCCGGCCAGCGGCGTGTTGCTCAGCATGGGAGGGCGCATGACCTGGTGGGACAACCATGCCGTCAATCGCAATGCCTACTTCAACCAGTTTTCCGAAACCGATACGCGCATCAGCGGCAAGTTCACTCCGTATGCGGGAGTCGTGTTCGACCTGAGCGAGCAGTTGTCTGCCTATGCAAGCTACACCCGCATTTTCGCGCCACAGACTGCCAGCGACGCTGAGGGCATAACATTGCGCCCACGAGTGGGTCAGCAGTACGAGGCAGGCCTGAAGGGCGAGTGGCTGAACAAGCAGCTCAATGCCCGTGCGGCTGTGTTCCGCATGGAAGACAGCAATCGTGCAATGACCGATCCGGCCAATCCGCTGTTTTCGGTTGCCGCAGGCAAGATGCGTAGTCAGGGTGTGGAAGCCGAAATCAACGGTCGCATTGCTCCGGGCTGGAATCTTGCTGTTGGATACGCGTACACCCAGACCAAAACCCTGGAAGGAACGCCGGACGAGAAGGCTCAGCTCTATACCTTCATCGCTCCGCGCCACAGCTTCAACCTGTGGACACGATACCAGTTCGGTTCGGGGCCTCTGGAAGGCTTCAGTGTGGGTGGCGGTCTGCGCAGCGTCAGCCGGATGTACCGCCTCAATGGTGACGTGAAGTTCTCTCAGGGTCCGGTGACTACGGCTGCATTGCAGATCGGCTATCGCTTCAACAAGAATCTGGATGCAACGCTGACGGTCAACAATGTCTTTGACAAGGTGTATTACCAGCGTGTCTGGGCGGCTTATGGCTCCAACTACTATGGCGAGCCGCGCAATGTGATGCTGACGCTGCGCGGCAAGTTCTGAGCGTCTGTTCAAGGTGGGCCCGGGCCGGGCTGCCGATGCCCTGGCTCGTGAAAGCCGGCTGATGCAGGTGCGAGAGCCCGGGACGCAGTCCGGGGCTTGGGGCATTGCTGGCAGGCGATACGTGCGCTGCGGTTTTCAAGCCGGCCCGGAAATGGCCGGCTTCGACTTGGACTGTTCAGGCCCGTGGCATTGGCCGGCGCCGCGCAAAATATGCAAGATGCTATTGCTGCGCAATGAATTCAAATCGCATTCACGGTTGAAGGCGGCAAAAAGAAAAAAGGCCTTGAATTTCTTCAAGGCCTTTTGTCATTTGGCGGAGCAGGCGGGATTCGAACCCGCGGTGG
This region of Comamonas thiooxydans genomic DNA includes:
- a CDS encoding efflux transporter outer membrane subunit, encoding MNGRNPMRTAALTLIAAVLAGCSFAPTYDRPAAPIPGTWSAASSASAASVQSLHWKDFVIDERLRSRIETALDNNRDLRQTLLNVQTARAAYRVQRADQLPGLEVQAGGNRQRLPADLSGTGAARVQSNYQAGAGLMAFELDLFGRVRSLSEAALMEYLATEEAARSVQISLIAEVIQASLAQDSARQRHTLALRTLQAREKEWQLMSERRKTGTASRLDEQEAQGQLELARAEVERFERELRQAGNALDWLVGDGRVQPAADLSTTPLVQEIGPGLSSDLLVQRPDIRAAEYQLRARNASIGAARAAFFPRISLTGSYGSASAELGDLFAGGQRSWSFMPQLSLPIFDGGRNRANLEIAQLRKDMAIASYERSIQTAFREVSDALASVETLRREELARQRLVQTSANTLKLAELRYRAGVDSHLRYLDAQRTDYAQQMALIEVSAQRQTALATLFKALGGGWQVSPGTQG
- a CDS encoding sigma-70 family RNA polymerase sigma factor, whose translation is MSDVAKIYGEHHPWLLGWLRRKLGGADHAADLAQDTFVRVLAAQAEQRALVLREPRAYLTTVARNLLINHVQRQSLEQAWLDAMAQLPEPLAPSPEQQLLVLESLHQVDAMLNGLPPKVREAFLLSQLDGLTYAQVAQRLDVTVRTVKRYMAQAFEQCILLVV
- a CDS encoding FecR domain-containing protein → MSASPSSTLAIDPSAAQQAAQWLVRLHADDGDATLQTELMQWRNSDPRHEIAWQRAERVLGQLYASRGGNSAEAGNTLGGLSAAALREASRSQRRAVARLLATVIVAGPLGYGVWRLALWHEWSADMRTDTGESRESTLADGSRIRLDTGSAVDMVFTASERRLILRAGAIWVQTAADAELRPFLVQTAQGTARALGTRFTVRIAPPSASTDRSSLVAVQQGAVELIPANGGAAVRIDAGQQAHMSAEHVGAPEAAGLAADGWTAGVLYAEKTPLGIFAAELSRYRPGIVRCDPAVAALPVSGAFQLRDTDQALAALAASLPIKVLQRSRYWVTIVPR
- a CDS encoding TonB-dependent siderophore receptor, encoding MAQHFCGQTSLLSSSILSVGGQGFKQSAVQAGLILLLGMAAAGGVQAQSGQGFPSEPQRREYSLPRGPLSQALARFAGESGVTLSADSALSGELQTPGLHGRFAVAEGFAQLLRGTGLEAVQAQPGVFILRKSTQAPVAAGAAPSLAEVLVTAAAEASAFSEGTGSYAAQLVTTGKSAQSLREIPQSVSVVTRQMLEDQNIQSLDDAMRTVPGVTVEPGSTGGNHGNFYLRGYAVDTVQIDGVNTPASTGNDLSSGFGMAMYDRIEVLRGPAGLFQGAGDPGGSINLVRKRPKAHKEFSTQLSAGSWSRYYAEADMTGPLSSDGRLRGRLVTAYQDHGSFVDHVYSRKPLIYGVLEADLTPSSTLTAGASHQQYKGRPAFGLPAYPDGRLLDIPRSSYLDPIWNHITERNTEYFAEFQHRLDNGGQIKLNATYREQDEPSRLFGWSDCAADPATGDSCLISWAYRSHWKTHGLDGFITTPFAALGSSNNELTLGADYRKVHKSFKYGGGDGAPINIFDPDNNVPKPANYSFSNGNDNRTEQYGLYGRINLRPASGVLLSMGGRMTWWDNHAVNRNAYFNQFSETDTRISGKFTPYAGVVFDLSEQLSAYASYTRIFAPQTASDAEGITLRPRVGQQYEAGLKGEWLNKQLNARAAVFRMEDSNRAMTDPANPLFSVAAGKMRSQGVEAEINGRIAPGWNLAVGYAYTQTKTLEGTPDEKAQLYTFIAPRHSFNLWTRYQFGSGPLEGFSVGGGLRSVSRMYRLNGDVKFSQGPVTTAALQIGYRFNKNLDATLTVNNVFDKVYYQRVWAAYGSNYYGEPRNVMLTLRGKF